One window from the genome of Tachysurus vachellii isolate PV-2020 chromosome 5, HZAU_Pvac_v1, whole genome shotgun sequence encodes:
- the LOC132845604 gene encoding nuclease EXOG, mitochondrial-like isoform X2: protein MASGFKFVRFFGGFVCGATVSTGACVVAVKLYLHPEESTQKKESSTQRLIQLYGLPVDGGDTRYYTNHILSYDQSRRTPRWVAEHLSEEKLLGKADRKHCKFKPDPDIPELFTAHNEDYLGSGWSRGHMAPAGDNKFSENYKNNAGFWNRLEMYCRELTERFRDVWVISGPLTLPQTSEDKKKIVSYQLIGKDDVAVPTHLYKVILVRKEHSPDVLALGAFVVPNAPIGFEHQLKEFQVSLTELERMSGLTFFPQLDKSQSVKSLCLLDSCELIDFKRFTLYVSGRKVRGVKSLAKLEKIMAELKEAGIAPDEYLTKVHFEKTQELLEKESPQVK, encoded by the exons ATGGCTTCAGGTTTTAAATTTGTGCGATTTTTTGGTGGTTTTGTTTGtggagctactgttagcactGGCGCATGCGTGGTAGCAGTTAAACTGTATCTTCATCCTGAAGAGTCCACGCAAAAGAAAG AGAGTTCAACGCAGAGACTCATTCAGCTCTATGGGCTCCCTGTGGATGGTGGTGACACCAGATACTATACCAACCACATCTTGTCGTATGATCAGAGCCGAAGAACACCAAGATGGGTGGCTGAACACCTGTCTGAAGAAAAACTACTTG GAAAAGCGGACAGAAAGCACTGCAAATTCAAGCCAGACCCTGACATCCCAGAGCTGTTCACAGCACACAATGAAGACTACCTTGGCAGCGGCTGGTCTCGAGGACACATGGCACCAGCTGGCGACAATAAATTTTCAGAG AATTATAAAAACAACGCCGGTTTCTGGAACAG gtTGGAGATGTATTGCAGAGAGCTGACAGAGAGGTTCAGAGACGTGTGGGTGATTTCAGGGCCGCTTACTCTTCCACAAACAAGTGAGGACAAGAAGAAAATCGTCTCTTATCAG CTAATCGGAAAAGACGACGTTGCCGTTCCCACTCATCTTTACAAAGTGATCCTGGTGAGGAAAGAGCATTCACCTGACGTGCTGGCTCTCGGTGCCTTTGTAGTGCCGAACGCGCCGATCGGTTTTGAACATCAGCTGAAGGAGTTCCAGGTGAGCCTCACAGAGCTGGAGAGAATGTCAGGCTTGACCTTCTTCCCTCAACTGGACAAGAGCCAGAGTGTGAAGAGCCTTTGCCTGCTGGACTCCTGTGAGCTCATCGACTTTAAGCGTTTTACGCTCTACGTTAGCGGCCGTAAGGTGAGGGGGGTCAAATCTTTGGCGAAGCTGGAGAAGATAATGGCGGAGCTTAAGGAAGCCGGTATTGCTCCAGATGAATACTTGACTAAAGTGCACTTTGAAAAGACGCAAGAACTCCTAGAAAAGGAAAGCCCACAGGTCAAATGA
- the LOC132845604 gene encoding nuclease EXOG, mitochondrial-like isoform X1 → MASGFKFVRFFGGFVCGATVSTGACVVAVKLYLHPEESTQKKESSTQRLIQLYGLPVDGGDTRYYTNHILSYDQSRRTPRWVAEHLSEEKLLGKADRKHCKFKPDPDIPELFTAHNEDYLGSGWSRGHMAPAGDNKFSEQSMAETFYLSNVVPQNYKNNAGFWNRLEMYCRELTERFRDVWVISGPLTLPQTSEDKKKIVSYQLIGKDDVAVPTHLYKVILVRKEHSPDVLALGAFVVPNAPIGFEHQLKEFQVSLTELERMSGLTFFPQLDKSQSVKSLCLLDSCELIDFKRFTLYVSGRKVRGVKSLAKLEKIMAELKEAGIAPDEYLTKVHFEKTQELLEKESPQVK, encoded by the exons ATGGCTTCAGGTTTTAAATTTGTGCGATTTTTTGGTGGTTTTGTTTGtggagctactgttagcactGGCGCATGCGTGGTAGCAGTTAAACTGTATCTTCATCCTGAAGAGTCCACGCAAAAGAAAG AGAGTTCAACGCAGAGACTCATTCAGCTCTATGGGCTCCCTGTGGATGGTGGTGACACCAGATACTATACCAACCACATCTTGTCGTATGATCAGAGCCGAAGAACACCAAGATGGGTGGCTGAACACCTGTCTGAAGAAAAACTACTTG GAAAAGCGGACAGAAAGCACTGCAAATTCAAGCCAGACCCTGACATCCCAGAGCTGTTCACAGCACACAATGAAGACTACCTTGGCAGCGGCTGGTCTCGAGGACACATGGCACCAGCTGGCGACAATAAATTTTCAGAG CAATCAATGGCGGAGACGTTCTATCTGTCTAATGTCGTCCCACAGAATTATAAAAACAACGCCGGTTTCTGGAACAG gtTGGAGATGTATTGCAGAGAGCTGACAGAGAGGTTCAGAGACGTGTGGGTGATTTCAGGGCCGCTTACTCTTCCACAAACAAGTGAGGACAAGAAGAAAATCGTCTCTTATCAG CTAATCGGAAAAGACGACGTTGCCGTTCCCACTCATCTTTACAAAGTGATCCTGGTGAGGAAAGAGCATTCACCTGACGTGCTGGCTCTCGGTGCCTTTGTAGTGCCGAACGCGCCGATCGGTTTTGAACATCAGCTGAAGGAGTTCCAGGTGAGCCTCACAGAGCTGGAGAGAATGTCAGGCTTGACCTTCTTCCCTCAACTGGACAAGAGCCAGAGTGTGAAGAGCCTTTGCCTGCTGGACTCCTGTGAGCTCATCGACTTTAAGCGTTTTACGCTCTACGTTAGCGGCCGTAAGGTGAGGGGGGTCAAATCTTTGGCGAAGCTGGAGAAGATAATGGCGGAGCTTAAGGAAGCCGGTATTGCTCCAGATGAATACTTGACTAAAGTGCACTTTGAAAAGACGCAAGAACTCCTAGAAAAGGAAAGCCCACAGGTCAAATGA